Proteins encoded within one genomic window of Ranitomeya variabilis isolate aRanVar5 chromosome 4, aRanVar5.hap1, whole genome shotgun sequence:
- the LOC143768850 gene encoding olfactory receptor 6N1-like: MERDFNNSKVYEIILHGFPNLQRFHVFLFVLLLIIYLFIISGNAVILFLICRESALQFPMYFFIAALSCLEIGYTAVTIPKMLVDLLDDEKKMSFNGCLVQAYFLHALGAAECYVLTIMAYDRYLAICKPLRYSAIMTTSLNVNLIFSCLIGGIISPVIEIIFISLLPFCGPNRIENVFCDFPPLISLACTDTRLYIMVEFIVSTFIILLSSAFVLFSYTRIIHVIIKIKSKTGRQKAFSTCGAHLIIVTLFFGSIGFMYIRVTKSYSVDYDRVVGLIYAVFTPLANPIIYGLRNQEIKRFLYKHLSCKNKF; this comes from the coding sequence ATGGAAAGAGACTTCAATAATAGCAAAGTTTATGAAATTATTTTACATGGATTTCCAAATCTCCAACGCTTCCATGTTTTTCTTTTTGTCCTTCTCCTTATAATCTACCTGTTCATCATTTCTGGCAATGCTGTGATATTGTTTTTGATCTGCAGAGAGTCCGCCCTACAATTCCCCATGTACTTCTTCATTGCAGCCTTATCCTGTTTGGAAATCGGCTACACGGCTGTCACAATTCCAAAAATGTTGGTTGATCTCTTGGATGACGAGAAGAAGATGTCTTTCAATGGATGCCTTGTGCAGGCTTATTTCCTACATGCTCTGGGAGCAGCTGAGTGCTATGTCCTCACCATTATGGCGTATGACCGATATTTGGCCATCTGTAAGCCACTAAGATACTCGGCTATTATGACTACTAGCCTAAATGTGAATTTGATCTTCAGTTGTTTGATAGGAGGGATTATTAGCCCAGTGATTGAAATTATTTTTATTTCTCTCCTTCCATTTTGTGGTCCAAACCGAATTGAGAATGTGTTCTGTGATTTCCCCCCGTTGATCTCGTTAGCATGCACAGATACAAGGTTATATATAATGGTGGAATTCATCGTCAGCACCTTTATCATCCTCTTGAGTTCTGCTTTTGTTCTTTTCTCTTACACCAGGATAATACATGTAATCATAAAAATTAAGTCGAAAACTGGGCGCcagaaagccttctccacctgcgGAGCGCATCTAATTAttgtaacccttttttttggcagcATTGGATTTATGTATATTCGTGTCACAAAAAGTTACTCTGTAGACTATGACAGGGTTGTGGGTCTCATCTATGCCGTCTTTACTCCACTTGCCAACCCCATCATCTACGGTCTGAGAAATCAGGAAATCAAAAGATTCCTATATAAGCATTTAAGTTGTAAGAACAAATTTTAG
- the LOC143766992 gene encoding olfactory receptor 6N2-like, translating into MEGWNTSTTVTEFILIGFPTLYRYGTFLFICLLLVYVLTIAGNVIVFILIRMDKRLHTPMYFFISILSFLEIWYTAVTIPKMLTNLLAERKSIHFNGCLVQTYFFHSLGASECYLLTTMAYDRYLAICHPLRYPSIMTSKMTIKLVAACFTLGFLCPITEVILISRLPFCGSNEIQHIFCDFPPLLSLACTDTSVNVLADFVINSFIILVTFTFIIISYVKIILAILKIRTSVGRIKAFSTCVAHLTVVLLFFTCIVFMYVRLTKSYSLYYDRVLAVIYSVLTPILNPFIYSLRNKEIRLAFKRSMKKVGLLYT; encoded by the exons ATGGAAGGATGGAACACAAGCACCACTGTGACAGAATTCATTCTTATAGGATTCCCGACGCTCTACAGATATGGGACTTTCCTTTTTATCTGTCTTCTTCTCGTTTACGTTCTTACCATTGCCGGTAATGTGATTGTATTCATTCTTATAAGGATGGACAAACGTCTCCATACACCCATGTACTTTTTTATAAGTATTTTGTCCTTCTTAGAAATTTGGTATACAGCGGTCACCATTCCAAAGATGTTAACAAACCTTCTGGCTGAAAGAAAGAGTATACATTTTAATGGCTGCCTTGTGCAGACGTATTTCTTTCATTCTCTTGGAGCCAGTGAGTGTTATCTTCTCACCACCATGGCCTACGACCGTTATTTGGCAATTTGTCACCCACTGCGTTACCCTTCTATTATGACCTCCAAAATGACTATAAAGCTAGTAGCTGCCTGCTTTACTTTGGGTTTTCTGTGTCCCATAACAGAAGTCATCCTCATATCCAGACTGCCCTTCTGCGGGAGTAATGAAATTCAGCATATCTTTTGTGACTTCCCACCCTTGCTCAGTTTGGCTTGCACCGACACATCCGTTAATGTTCTCGCTGATTTTGTCATCAATAGCTTTATTATCCTAGTGACATTCACCTTTATCATAATTTCCTATGTTAAAATAATTCTAGCTATTCTTAAAATAAGGACCTCTGTTGGGCGAATTAAGGCATTTTCCACCTGTGTTGCCCACCTGACTGTGGTACTCTTGTTTTTTACCTGTATTGTCTTTATGTATGTGCGTCTTACTAAGAGCTACTCTTTGTATTACGACCGTGTTCTAGCTGTTATTTATTCGGTCCTTACCCCTATATTGAATCCTTTTATTTACAGCCTGAGGAACAAGGAGATCCGGTTGGCTTTTAAGCGTTCTATGA AAAAAGTTGGATTACTCTATACATGA